The following coding sequences lie in one Deltaproteobacteria bacterium genomic window:
- a CDS encoding MaoC family dehydratase, producing the protein MITIDPALLGKEVPVGDFLVTEENIRAFAAATGDDDLLCTDSDAARQAGYPSCIAPPLFGMKIRGVLALPEAELAPGLVSLNAGLEFEYHDEIYAGQTYAVSVKITDVYEKTGRSGPLGVFVREMLVRDTTGQLVLLMRERRMVRSPDKKI; encoded by the coding sequence GCGATTTTCTGGTAACCGAAGAAAATATTCGCGCATTCGCGGCAGCGACTGGTGATGACGATCTTCTGTGCACTGATTCCGATGCTGCCCGACAGGCTGGTTATCCCAGCTGTATTGCGCCACCGCTCTTTGGCATGAAGATTCGCGGCGTGCTCGCGCTTCCTGAAGCAGAACTCGCGCCAGGGCTGGTCAGCCTGAATGCTGGATTGGAATTTGAATATCACGACGAGATCTACGCGGGGCAGACCTACGCCGTCTCAGTGAAGATCACTGACGTGTATGAAAAAACCGGACGCAGCGGACCGCTCGGTGTCTTCGTGCGAGAAATGTTGGTCAGGGATACTACAGGGCAACTTGTGTTGTTAATGCGTGAACGGCGGATGGTGCGATCGCCGGACAAGAAAATCTGA